In one window of Camelina sativa cultivar DH55 chromosome 15, Cs, whole genome shotgun sequence DNA:
- the LOC104744517 gene encoding glyceraldehyde-3-phosphate dehydrogenase GAPC1, cytosolic: MADKKIKIGINGFGRIGRLVARVVLQRDDVELVAVNDPFITTEYMTYMFKYDSVHGQWKHNELKIKDDKTLLFGEKPVTVFGIRNPEDIPWAEAGADYVVESTGVFTDKDKAAAHLKGGAKKVVISAPSKDAPMFVVGVNEHEYKSDLDIVSNASCTTNCLAPLAKVINDRFGIVEGLMTTVHSITATQKTVDGPSMKDWRGGRAASFNIIPSSTGAAKAVGKVLPALNGKLTGMSFRVPTVDVSVVDLTVRLEKAATYDEIKKAIKEESEGKLKGILGYTEDDVVSTDFVGDNRSSIFDAKAGIALSDKFVKLVSWYDNEWGYSSRVVDLIVHMSKA; the protein is encoded by the exons ATGG CTGACAAGAAGATTAAGATCGGAATCAACG GATTCGGAAGAATCGGTCGTTTGGTCGCTAGGGTTGTTCTTCAGAGGGACGATGTTGAGCTCGTCGCCGTCAACGACCCCTTCATCACTACTGAGTACATG ACCTACATGTTCAAGTACGACAGTGTTCACGGTCAATGGAAGCACAATGAACTCAAGATCAAGGATGACAAGACCCTTCTCTTCGGTGAGAAGCCAGTCACTGTCTTCGGCATCAG GAACCCTGAGGATATCCCATGGGCTGAGGCTGGAGCAGACTACGTTGTTGAGTCTACCGGTGTCTTCACTGACAAGGACAAGGCTGCTGCTCACTTGAAG GGTGGTGCCAAGAAGGTTGTCATCTCTGCCCCCAGCAAAGACGCTCCCATGTTTGTTGTTGGTGTCAATGAGCACGAATACAAGTCAGACCTTGACATTGTCTCCAACGCTAGTTGCACCACTAACTGCCTTGCTCCCCTTGCCAAG GTTATCAACGACAGGTTTGGAATTGTTGAGGGTCTTATGACTACCGTCCACTCAATCACTG CTACCCAGAAGACCGTTGATGGTCCATCAATGAAGGACTGGAGAGGTGGAAGAGCTGCCTCATTCAACATTATTCCCAGCAGCACTGGAGCTGCCAAGGCCGTCGGAAAGGTGCTTCCAGCCCTTAACGGAAAGTTGACCGGAATGTCTTTCCGTGTTCCAACTGTGGATGTCTCAGTTGTTGACCTCACCGTCAGACTCGAGAAGGCTGCTACCTACGATGAAATCAAAAAGGCTATCAA GGAGGAATCTGAAGGCAAGCTAAAGGGAATCCTTGGATACACCGAAGATGATGTTGTCTCAACTGACTTCGTTGGTGACAACAGGTCGAGCATCTTTGACGCCAAGGCCGGAATTGCATTGAGCGACAAGTTTGTGAAATTGGTGTCATGGTACGACAACGAATGGGGTTACAGTTCCCGTGTGGTCGATTTGATCGTCCACATGTCCAAGGCCTAA
- the LOC104744518 gene encoding pentatricopeptide repeat-containing protein At3g04130, mitochondrial yields the protein MSWLIQNRIGNTFSRLKPSVSTALTSTFIKNLSTASEQLPETLDESSSQSEEIWNVIVGRAGDRDSEDEVFNRLSNDEVCNRINLSDGLVHKLLHRFRDDWRSALGVLRWAESCKGHKHSNDCYDTAVDILGKAKKWDRMKEFVERMRGDKLVTLNTVAKIMRRFAGAGEWEEAVGIFDRLSEFGLEKNTESMNLLLDTLCKEKRVEQARVVLLELRSHITPNAHTFNIFIHGWCKANRVEEALWTIQEMKGHGFQPCVISYTTIIRCYCQQSEFIKVYEMLSEMEANGSPPNSITYTTIMASLNAQKEFEEALRVATRMKRSGCKPDVLFYNCLIHTLARAGRLEEAERVFRVEMPELGVSMNTSTYNSMIAMYCHHDEEHKAVELLKEMESCKLCVPDVHTYHPLLRSCFKRGDVVEVGKLLKEMVTKHHLSLDESTYTFLIQRLCRANMCEWAYCLFEEMISQDIKPRHRTCLLLLEEVKKKNMHESAERIEHIMKTVKLTAPVK from the coding sequence ATGTCTTGGCTTATACAAAATCGTATTGGAAACACCTTTTCACGTCTTAAACCTTCGGTTTCTACCGCTCTTACCTCAACCTTCATCAAGAATCTCTCTACAGCTTCGGAGCAGTTACCTGAGACACTTGATGAATCTTCTTCACAGTCTGAGGAGATTTGGAATGTTATTGTAGGTAGAGCAGGTGATAGAGACAGTGAAGATGAGGTTTTTAATCGTCTATCAAACGATGAAGTCTGTAACAGAATCAATCTCTCTGATGGTTTGGTTCATAAGCTGCTTCATAGGTTTAGAGATGACTGGAGATCTGCTCTTGGTGTTCTGAGATGGGCTGAGTCTTGTAAAGGGCACAAACATTCTAATGATTGTTACGATACGGCGGTGGATATTCTCGGGAAGGCGAAGAAATGGGATCGGATGAAGGAGTTTGTGGAGAGGATGAGAGGTGATAAACTTGTTACTTTGAACACTGTTGCTAAGATCATGAGGAGATTTGCTGGTGCAGGGGAATGGGAAGAAGCAGTGGGGATATTTGATAGATTGAGTGAGTTTGGATTGGAGAAGAACACAGAATCGATGAATCTGCTGCTCGATACGCTTTGCAAGGAGAAAAGAGTCGAGCAGGCTCGAGTAGTTTTGTTAGAGCTTAGGTCACATATTACACCAAATGCTCATACGTTTAATATCTTCATTCATGGTTGGTGTAAGGCAAATAGAGTCGAGGAAGCTCTTTGGACGATCCAAGAGATGAAAGGACATGGGTTTCAGCCTTGTGTGATTAGCTATACGACGATTATAAGGTGTTATTGTCAGCAGTCTGAGTTTATTAAGGTCTATGAGATGTTAAGTGAAATGGAAGCTAATGGGTCTCCTCCGAATTCTATTACTTACACGACTATTATGGCTTCTCTTAATGCACAGAAAGAGTTTGAGGAGGCATTACGGGTGGCTACAAGGATGAAAAGATCCGGTTGTAAACCTGATGTTCTTTTCTACAACTGTTTGATTCACACGCTTGCTAGAGCTGGTCGGTTAGAAGAAGCTGAGCGGGTTTTCAGAGTTGAGATGCCAGAACTTGGTGTTTCCATGAATACATCTACCTATAACTCTATGATCGCTATGTACTGCCATCACGATGAGGAACACAAGGCGGTTGAGCTTCTCAAGGAAATGGAAAGTTGCAAGCTTTGTGTTCCGGATGTTCATACGTATCATCCGTTGCTGAGATCTTGTTTTAAGAGAGGAGATGTAGTTGAGGTTGGGAAATTATTGAAAGAAATGGTGACTAAACATCACCTCAGCCTCGATGAATCGACTTATACTTTTCTGATACAGAGGTTATGCAGAGCCAATATGTGTGAGTGGGCGTATTGTCTATTCGAAGAGATGATTAGCCAAGATATCAAGCCGAGGCACCGGACTTGTTTGCTACTCTTGGAAGaggtcaagaagaagaatatgcaTGAATCCGCTGAGAGAATCGAACACATCATGAAGACTGTGAAACTCACTGCCCCTGTAAAGTGA
- the LOC104744519 gene encoding serine/threonine-protein phosphatase 6 regulatory ankyrin repeat subunit A-like, whose product MPPPIFPLRWESTGDQWWYASPIDCAAANGLYDVVIELLHQDTNLLVKLTSLRRIRRLETVWDDGDGNNYGGNNNCHVALNRARVARRLLEECEIGNGDNSLIRAGYGGWLLYTAASAGDLEFVKKLLERDPLLVFGEGEYGVTDILYAAARGRNDDVFRLVLDFALLPADIAGVEEINGKKLTERQLIVKEEMVKRGVHSAARGGHVTILDELLPSGRYDDVSKLRDAFGSTLLHSASSRAQIEVVKYLVSKYDSIMEVQDSHGNTALHIAAYKGHLDVVEVLINESPPLISVVNGDGDTFLHTVVSGFAASGFKRLDRQMELLKKLVVSEEVDFSEIVNVRNCNGRTVIHLAVMDNLNAVRPDVVESLLRIPSVDLNVVDSYGMTAVDLLKRQTPKTLVSELLIKRLVSAGGRSNCGESVSRFREERYGFCGSPGTSFEISDSEIFLFTAARTDHTAELRSPERESFDGISECSTEISTHSKRKRHGSGGGGTGARLKLLLRWAKKEESEENNNNNRRVPLREMYSPSGCNRGGGRAFPMRTESGDLPSLAVRLKFTQGLMKGVVVQESPRFVFSPPAVSDYSGAPSSACSSPFQTVSSELGRRTPAMKKKKGSFMDRYLCFGGKGLAIDGSSEINNGSGHRLRPRSFKRAISLVSS is encoded by the exons ATGCCACCGCCGATATTTCCTCTCCGGTGGGAAAGCACCGGAGACCAGTGGTGGTACGCTTCACCGATCGATTGCGCAGCCGCGAACGGTCTATACGACGTTGTCATCGAGCTTCTTCACCAAGACACAAACCTCCTCGTTAAACTCACTTCCCTCCGCCGTATCCGCCGCCTCGAAACCGTCTGGGACGACGGAGACGGTAACAACT ACGGTGGTAATAACAACTGCCACGTGGCTCTAAACCGCGCCCGCGTCGCTAGAAGACTACTAGAAGAGTGCGAAATCGGAAACGGAGATAACTCTCTCATCAGAGCTGGCTACGGCGGCTGGCTGCTTTACACCGCCGCTTCCGCCGGAGATTTAGAATTCGTGAAGAAGCTTCTAGAGAGAGATCCGCTTCTCGTGTTCGGAGAAGGAGAATACGGCGTCACTGATATCCTCTACGCGGCGGCACGAGGTCGAAACGACGACGTGTTCCGTCTCGTTCTTGACTTCGCTTTGTTGCCGGCTGATATCGCCGGCGTTGAAGAAATCAACGGTAAAAAGTTAACAGAGAGACAGTTAATAGTAAAAGAGGAGATGGTAAAAAGAGGAGTCCACAGTGCCGCGAGAGGCGGACACGTGACAATCCTCGATGAACTTTTACCTTCTGGCAGATACGACGACGTTTCAAAACTCAGAGATGCTTTTGGTTCTACTCTGTTACACTCTGCTTCTAGCAGAGCTCAAATCGAA GTGGTGAAGTATCTTGTATCCAAGTATGATTCAATAATGGAGGTTCAAGATAGCCATGGAAACACCGCGTTACATATAGCTGCTTACAAGGGTCACTTAGATGTAGTGGAGGTTCTTATAAACGAATCTCCACCGTTGATATCAGTTGtcaacggagatggtgacacgTTTCTACACACGGTCGTCTCTGGTTTTGCTGCGTCCGGGTTTAAACGGTTGGACCGGCAGATGGAGCTTTTGAAGAAGTTAGTAGTCTCAGAAGAAGTTGACTTTTCTGAGATTGTCAACGTTAGAAACTGTAACGGAAGAACTGTGATTCATCTAGCTGTGATGGATAATCTTAACGCCGTTAGACCTGACGTCGTTGAGAGTCTGTTGAGAATCCCTAGCGTTGATCTTAACGTCGTTGATTCTTATGGAATGACGGCCGTTGATTTGCTTAAACGGCAAACGCCGAAAACGCTCGTTTCTGAGTTGTTGATCAAACGGCTTGTTTCCGCTGGTGGGAGATCAAACTGCGGTGAGAGCGTTTCGCGGTTTAGAGAAGAGCGTTATGGATTCTGCGGTAGTCCTGGAACTTCGTTTGAGATATCTGATTCTGAGATTTTTCTATTCACGGCGGCGAGAACTGATCACACCGCTGAGTTAAGAagtccagagagagagagttttgatGGGATCAGTGAGTGTTCTACTGAAATCTCCACGCATTCGAAACGTAAACGCCACGGTAGCGGTGGGGGAGGAACAGGAGCGCGTCTTAAGCTTCTTTTACGGTGGGCGAAGAAGGAAGAGTCGGAGgagaataacaacaacaaccgtCGTGTTCCTCTCAGAGAGATGTATTCGCCGTCGGGTTGtaacagaggaggaggaagagcgTTTCCGATGAGAACAGAGAGTGGTGATCTCCCGAGTTTAGCAGTGAGATTGAAGTTTACTCAAGGGTTGATGAAAGGTGTCGTGGTTCAAGAATCTCCTAGGTTCGTGTTCTCTCCTCCGGCGGTTTCTGATTACTCTGGAGCTCCGTCGTCGGCTTGCTCGTCGCCGTTTCAGACGGTTTCTTCGGAGTTAGGGAGAAGAACACcagcgatgaagaagaaaaagggatCTTTTATGGATAGATACTTGTGTTTTGGGGGTAAAGGATTAGCCATTGATGGTTCTTCTGAGATTAATAATGGCTCTGGTCATCGTCTCCGTCCACGGAGTTTCAAACGAGCCatctctttggtttcttcttga
- the LOC104744513 gene encoding apyrase 1: protein MTAKRAIGRHESLADKIHRHRGLLLVISIPIVLIALVLLLMPGSSTSVSVIEYTMKSHEGGSNSRGPKNYAVIFDAGSSGSRVHVYCFDQNLDLVPLENELELFLQLKPGLSAYPNDPRQSANSLVSLLDKAEASVPRELRPKTPVRVGATAGLRALGHKASENILQAVRELLKDRSRLKTEANAVTVLDGTQEGSYQWVTINYLLRTLGKPYSDTVGVVDLGGGSVQMAYAISEEDAATAPKPLEGEDSYVREMYLKGRKYFLYVHSYLHYGLLAARAEILKVSEDSNNPCIVTGYTGTYKYGGKAFKATASSSGTSLDECRRVAINALKVNDSLCTHMKCTFGGVWNGGGGGGQKKMFVASFFFDRAAEAGFVDPKQPVAEVRPLDFEKAANKACNMRMEEGKSKFPRVEEDNLPYLCLDLVYQYTLLVDGFGLKPSQTITLVKKVKYGDYAVEAAWPLGSAIEAVSSP, encoded by the exons ATGACGGCGAAGCGAGCGATCGGACGGCACGAATCTCTTGCTGATAAGATCCATCGGCATCGAGGTCTTCTACTTGTGATTTCGATTCCCATTGTGTTGATTGCTCTTGTGCTTTTGTTAATGCCGGGGTCGTCCACGTCCGTCTCTGTCATTGAGTACACGATGAAAAGCCACGAGGGAGGTTCGAATTCTAGGGGTCCTAAGAATTACGCTGTGATTTTCGACGCTGGTAGTTCTGGAAGCCGTGTGCATGTTTATTGTTTCGATCAGAATTTGGATCTCGTTCCTTTGGAGAATGAGCTCGAGCTCTTCTTACAG CTAAAACCGGGTTTGAGTGCATATCCTAATGATCCTCGGCAATCAGCGAACTCTTTGGTATCTCTTCTTGACAAAGCAGAAGCCTCCGTTCCCCGTGAGTTGCGTCCAAAGACTCCTGTCAGAGTTGGG GCGACTGCAGGTTTGAGGGCTTTGGGTCACAAAGCTTCTGAAAACATTTTGCAAGCG gttAGGGAGCTCTTGAAAGATAGAAGCAGGCTGAAGACTGAGGCAAATGCAGTGACTGTTCTGGATGGAACTCAGGAAGGGTCTTATCAGTGG GTGACAATTAACTACTTGCTAAGGACTTTGGGAAAGCCGTACTCAGATACAGTTGGAGTGGTTGATCTCGGAGGGGGCTCGGTTCAAATGGCATatgctatatcagaggaagatGCTGCAACTGCACCAAAACCATTAGAAGGCGAGGATTCTTATGTCAGAGAAATGTATCTGAAGGGACGGAAGTATTTCCTCTATGTTCATAG CTACCTACATTACGGGTTACTTGCTGCCCGAGCTGAGATTTTGAAAGTTTCTGAGGACTCCAACAACCCCTGCATCGTGACCGGCTACACTG GTACTTATAAATATGGAGGAAAAGCGTTCAAAGCCACAGCTTCTTCATCCGGTACAAGTCTAGATGAATGCCGGCGAGTGGCTATTAACGCACTCAAAGTTAATGATTCACTGTGTACACACATGAAATGCACTTTCGGTGGAGTATGGAAtggtggaggcggtggtggccaaaagaaaatgtttgttGCATCATTTTTCTTTGATCGAGCTGCAGAG GCTGGTTTTGTTGACCCAAAGCAACCTGTGGCTGAGGTTCGACCACTTGACTTTGAGAAGGCGGCCAACAAAGCTTGTAACATGAGAATGGAAGAAGGGAAATCGAAATTTCCACGTGTGGAGGAAGATAATCTTCCTTACTTGTGCTTGGATCTTGTTTACCAATACACTCTTCTCGTGGATGGATTCG GATTGAAGCCATCACAGACAATAACGTTAGTGAAGAAGGTGAAATACGGAGATTACGCCGTGGAAGCTGCTTGGCCACTAGGAAGCGCCATCGAAGCAGTATCCTCACCATGA
- the LOC104744514 gene encoding aquaporin SIP1-1 yields the protein MMGVVKSAIGDMLMTFSWVVLSATFGIQTAAIISAGDLQGIAWAPLVILTLMIFVYVSIFTIIFGSASFNPTGSAAFYVAGIPGDTLFSLAIRLPAQAVGAAGGALAIMEFIPEKYKHMIAGPSLQVDVHTGAIAETILSFGITFAVLLIILKGPRRMLAKTFLLALATITFVVAGSKYTGPAMNPAIAFGWAYMYSSHNTWDHIYVYWISSFVGALSAALLFRSIFPPPRPQKKKQKKA from the exons ATGATGGGTGTGGTGAAGTCGGCGATTGGTGATATGTTGATGACCTTCTCTTGGGTTGTACTCTCCGCAACCTTCGGAATTCAGACGGCTGCGATTATCTCCGCCGGCGATTTGCAGGGTATCGCTTGGGCTCCGTTGGTGATCTTGACGTTGATGATTTTCGTCTACGTCTCGATCTTCACTATTATCTTCGGTAGTGCTAGCTTCAATCCTACCGGAAGCGCTGCCTTTTATGTCGCTGGTATCCCCGGAGATACTCTTTTCTCTTTGGCTATTAGATTACCTGCTCAG GCAGTTGGTGCTGCAGGAGGTGCATTGGCCATCATGGAGTTTATACCAGAGAAGTACAAGCATATGATTGCAGGACCTTCCCTTCAGGTTGATGTGCACACTGGAGCTATTGCAGAAACGATCTTAAGTTTTGGTATTACCTTTGCGGTTTTGCTAATTATCCTCAAGGGTCCACGGAGAATGCTCGCTAAGACGTTCTTGCTTGCTCTTGCAACCATCACATTTGTTGTCGCCGGGTCTAAATACACTGGACCAGCCATGAATCCTGCCATT GCATTTGGGTGGGCATACATGTACAGCTCCCACAACACATGGGATCATATCTACGTCTACTGGATTAGTTCCTTCGTAGGAGCATTATCTGCCGCATTGCTCTTCCGTTCTATCTTCCCTCCACCTCGAccccagaagaagaaacaaaagaaagcttgA
- the LOC104744516 gene encoding agamous-like MADS-box protein AGL28, translating into MGRKTKGKQKIEMKKVDNYGDRMIAFSKRKGGIFKKLNELVSMCDVEVAMLVFSQAGKPYTFAFPSMNEVAARLKNPSGQELFAKGHTGPLVEAYKKQRIHDGIVKMEALEEELALDLEELKEVKKSRKEKKLDKKWWNIPEDGLSMKEMQRRHQALVDLHDNLCEFFYPPMGKDGGSSSSGSLGCDHSGGSASD; encoded by the coding sequence atgggaagaaaaaCTAAGGGGAAGCAAAAGATCGAGATGAAGAAGGTTGACAACTATGGTGATAGGATGATTGCGTTCTCAAAACGTAAAGGCGGAATTTTCAAGAAATTGAACGAGCTCGTATCAATGTGTGACGTCGAAGTTGCTATGTTGGTTTTCTCTCAAGCCGGAAAGCCGTATACGTTCGCATTTCCGTCCATGAACGAAGTGGCTGCCCGGTTGAAGAACCCTTCGGGACAAGAACTTTTTGCCAAAGGCCATACGGGACCGCTAGTGGAAGCTTATAAGAAACAAAGGATCCATGACGGCATAGTTAAAATGGAGGCACTTGAGGAGGAGCTTGCACTAGATCTAGAGGAGTTGAAAGAGgtaaagaaatcaagaaaggaaaagaagttAGACAAAAAGTGGTGGAACATTCCTGAGGATGGCTTGAGCATGAAGGAGATGCAGCGAAGGCACCAAGCGCTTGTCGACTTACATGATAActtatgtgaatttttttaccCACCAATGGGGAAAGACGGTGGTAGTTCATCTTCTGGTAGTTTGGGATGTGACCATTCTGGTGGTAGCGCATCTGATTAA
- the LOC104747988 gene encoding transcription factor GTE12-like, giving the protein MVTETKLIINLGSEANRSRKKRGGEEVEEELDQANTKKKQKMDCDRELLSLHDLCLELLKSMRDEWLGWRFEELVIENPDYFSVISKPMDFVTIKSKLAKNLYVDIAEEFPRDVQLVFENAIRYYPPESSLHKNAKKLKKFFELRWESVKKKIACGRVNLDQKVSRLINPVKEQSKEDKPESKFEFDQGLMPLSPTKALRAATIRIRFADTIVKAKYRKLIDESGGNKADVMMRIQKEKQLLEKREREVKARIEGEPRAARLKVLCKERLAIEELEEEAKFNIVDNSQTMKEMVKLCGRSYLARRARRIEEELGLFLRIEDYWPELEEIKEEGEI; this is encoded by the coding sequence ATGGTTACGGAAACCAAACTGATCATAAACCTCGGCTCTGAAGCCAATCGATCGAGGAAGAAGCGTGGAGGTgaagaggtagaagaagagCTTGATCAGGCAAatacgaagaagaagcaaaagatggATTGCGATCGCGAGTTGTTGTCCTTGCATGATCTGTGTCTAGAGTTACTAAAATCGATGAGAGACGAATGGTTAGGTTGGCGTTTTGAGGAGCTTGTCATTGAAAACCCTGATTATTTCTCTGTTATATCAAAGCCAATGGATTTCGTCACAATCAAGTCCAAACTCGCCAAGAATCTATACGTGGATATTGCTGAAGAGTTTCCCAGAGATGTTCAATTAGTGTTCGAGAATGCGATTCGCTATTATCCTCCTGAGAGTTCGCTTCACAAGAacgctaagaagcttaagaagTTTTTTGAGTTGAGGTGGGAatcggtgaagaagaagatagcttGTGGGAGAGTTAACTTGGACCAAAAGGTTTCTCGTTTGATAAATCCAGTGAAAGAGCAGAGCAAAGAGGACAAGCCTGAGAGCAAATTCGAATTCGATCAAGGTTTAATGCCCTTATCTCCTACGAAGGCTCTTCGTGCGGCAACAATCAGGATTCGATTTGCAGATACTATCGTGAAGGCCAAATATAGAAAGCTTATCGACGAGAGTGGTGGTAACAAAGCTGATGTGATGATGAGAATACAGAAAGAAAAGCAACTTTTAGAAAAAAGGGAACGTGAAGTGAAAGCTAGAATTGAAGGTGAGCCTAGAGCCGCCAGGTTGAAAGTGCTATGCAAGGAACGGCTTGCAATAGAGGAGttggaagaagaagccaaattcAATATTGTAGATAACTCGCAAACTATGAAGGAGATGGTGAAACTCTGTGGTCGATCCTATCTGGCAAGAAGAGCTCGGAGGATTGAAGAAGAGCTTGGTCTGTTTTTAAGAATTGAGGATTATTGGCCGGAACTGGAAGAGATTAAGGAGGAGGGAGAAATCTAG